The DNA segment TAACAAATGGTCGCTACGTGCTTCTAAAACGGGAGAACTTGTTTTTGACAATGTAAAAATTCCTAAAGAAAATTTATTACCCAAAGTAGTTGGATTAAAAGGACCTTTATCTTGTCTAAACTCTGCGCGTTACGGAATTTCTTGGGGAGTTATTGGTGCGGCAATCGACTGTTATTGTACAGCGGTTCAGTATTCAAAAGAAAGAGTTCAGTTTGGAAAACCTATTGCTTCTTTCCAATTGCAGCAAAAAAAATTAGCAGAATTTTTAACTGAAATTACCAAAGCGCAATTACTTTGTTTACAGTTAGGTAATTTGAAAAATAATCATAAAGCCACTCCGGCTCAAATTTCAATGGCTAAGAGAAACAATGTGAAAATGGCGATTGATATTGCAAGAGAATCCCGACAGATATTAGGTGGAATGGGAATTATGGGCGAATTCCCTATGATGCGCCATGCAGCCAATCTAGAATCGGTTATCACGTATGAAGGAACTCATGATGTTCACCTATTGATCACCGGAATGGATATTACCGGCATCAATGCATTTGGATAAAAAAACAAAAGCCTTCAGATTTTAAACCTGAAGGCTTTTTTATATTACCTAGCGGCCTTTTCTTCTTCGATAAAATTCTTTTCAGGATCTAAAATTTCTAAAATTACATTTTTAACCCATTTCATTGGGCTCTCAAGAGATTGATTACTGATTTGATCATCTTCAAATATGTGCAGATTTTGTACACCTTGGTTAGCTTCTGCAAAACTCCAAATCCCACACTTCACCTTATTATCTGGAAATTTATTATCATTTAGTACAGCGTACGCATAAACAGATAACTGCATCGCCTGCTTGTAATCATCCCTAAAAAATAACGCTTCCAACTTTTCCTCGTCTTCTACTTTTTTTGGTGTCTTGATAACCAGGTTTTTCGTCTTAGCTGTTTTATAATCGATAATCCTCAATTCCCCATTAAGTCGATCAATTCGATCAATAAATCCAAAGAATGCCACTTTATCTGTTCGATCCTCATTTAGGAAATAATCAATACTCTCAAATTTACCCTCAACATTAAGAATCTCCAGTTTATTTCCGTCGGAGATTAATTTCTTATCAAATTCGATAATGGTGCGCACTACCCTTTCAGCAATTGATTTGTGAATATAGTTCATTCCTTTTTCGTAAAAATCAGTTTGGTGATTAAGTTTAATAATCGCTTGATCTAATACTTTAACTAAATTTTCATTCGAATACGTTAAATCATTAACAGTTAATAATTTACCAATATTTTTTTCATAAATAATCTGTAAGGCATAATGGACCAGGTTACCATAACTTCGTTGAGAAAGTTCTTCTTCAATCTCACTTGTTTCTCTGGTTCCTAAAATCTTATTCAAATAAAAATCAACGGGATTATAAATAAAAGAAGTCAGGTGCGAGGGAGATACTCTACTCTTCCATTCCTCTAATTTTTGTAAAACAGATGGTGTTTTCTCAATTTCAATCCTTTGTTTATTAATCGGTTCAGACGAATTTTCAATAATAATATTTTCAATAGTGTGATGTTGATCTTCAATCTCGATCTGAGTGATAAATCTACTTTTTTCACCCGTATTCACTCCAGAAGTGAGCGCATTAAAAAGCAAGTGGACATTCTGAGAATCCTGAATCAAACGATAAAAATGATAAGCATAAATACTGTCATTTTCAAGAAATGTATGGAGATGGAAATGTTGACGTATATCAAATGGTAAATAAGTGTTCTGGGCATTTCCCAAAGGCAACTTACCTTCATTGACTGAAAGTAAAATAATATTATCAAAGTTAAGAAGTCGAGTTTCCAAAAGTCCCATTACCTGTAAACCTTGAAGTGGCTCTCCTTGAAAATCAATCGTTTCTGAATTGACCAAGTGATTAATCAGGACTTCTAAAGTCTCCATTTTAATTTCAAAAGAATAGGGAGAAATCTGATTTTTGATTATTTTGAAACTTTTTTCAAAATGTGAAATATTTTCATACAGAATATCATCTAAATCTTTGAATTTAAGCTGATAACAGAAGTTAATCAGTAAATCAATATATTCTTGTACAGATTGGGGCTTTTTGAACAGGTTAAAATAAGATAAATCACTTAAAAACTCAATCATTTGTTTCTTAGAGATGTAAACAATATTTCGCTCCTCTATTTTCGCTTTGAAATCAATGATGATATTTTGATCCGTTTCCTTATTAGGCAATTCTTCTAAGACGGATAAAAGATCATTATAATAGTATGAAGAGTCCTTCTTTTCTAATTGTTTCTGCAGATAAAATAGTTTCTTCATGGCATTACTGAAACTTAAATTTTTCAGTGGGAAACCCATGGTAATATTCAAACGTTCTACACTGCTCATGGCATCGAGACAAGTGGGTAATAAATTCTCATCAAGCAAAACCACCGCAGTTTTAGACAGGTCATTTTCACTAATTTCCGCAAAAATTTCGGGAAGTACTTTGGCTTGGGTTATATTCCCTGAAACTTCGTATACTTTGATTTTCTTACACTGTGCAAAATCATTTTCGATCCAGTGAAAAGGTCGATTTTCATTAAATTCTTTCCATGTTTTTGTATTACGAAAGAACTTACCAGCTTCCTGTCGGTCATCATCAATGTAATAATTATCTGCTTGAAAAAAACACTGTGCTTTGTCCCACTGAATAAGGGTTCTTATTAATTTTTCCTCAACAGGTGTAAAAGCATTGAATCCACAGAAAACAAATTGTCCGGCACTATTTTGAACATAATGCTCTATTTTATCTTTGGCAGATTCATGAATAATTCCGGAAGTAGCCCAGTTTTTTTCAATTAATTTTTGTTTTAACAGAGGTAAAAAATGATTCATCTTTTGCCAGAAATTCAAAAACTTCTTCAAGGGTCGATCTTCTGAATCTCCTAAATTCTCTGACCAGTTTTTAATCCTTTCTTCATCAAACATATACTCCAAAACTGCTTTATCAGAATCTGAGAATTTTAAAATATCGTCCCAATCTTTCAATAAAGTAGGAAACCATTTTAGAAAGTTTGCAAAATCTTCAGAGGGATGAAGTTCACGATAAACATTAAATGAAAAAAGCCACAACGAAATACCCTGAACAGGTTGTTTCCCAGATATATCATTAATTAAATCCTCTATTGTAAAAAAGTTTGGCAGAAAGCCTGAATATTGTTTCTGAGTTAGAATTTGTTTGATGAAAACTATTGGTCTTTTTCCCGGCAAGACAATATTAAAAGTAGATAAATCATCGTTTTGTGAAAGAAGGTCAGTAACAATTTTATTAAGGAATTTCATATTAGACGCTATTTTATCTGAATGCTCGATGTTATTATAAAAAGGAAAAATAGGAATTTTAAAATAAAAAAGCATCATGAATATTTAAAATTCCTGATGCTTTATTAATTAATATTCTGTGTGGATACCGCATGATACTAATTAACTAAAAATAGTATTCTCGATCAATAAATCTTCTCAAATATATTTTTCCGTTCTAAAAATTTAAAAGTATAAAAATCCCCTATGTTGCAAAAATTAATTTGAGAAGCTATAGGTGCTAAAATACCTTATCAATTTTAATTTAGTAGAGGGTAGTACTTTATAAATATCAGGAATAAAAATTTCCTTTTGATAAATATACTACTTTTTTGGTGTCAAAAAATTCGCCCTCAAAATACTTATTAAGCGGAAAAATTTCAGTTTTCAAACCTTCTAATTCCTCCTCCAAATCCCCACCTTTAAGGTATAGAACACCATTGTGCTTTGGATTGATTTGCTCTTTTAAAAACTTGCCTTTCAGCCAACGTAAAAATACCGGCATTTGCGTAACTGCTCTACTTACGATAAAGTGGAACTGCTCTTCTATATCCTCCGCTCTGGCATGGATCGCAGTCACATTTTGTAAACCGATACCTTCTGCAACTTCCTTAACTACTAAAATCTTTTTCCCAATTGAATCTACTAACGTAAATTCTGCTTCGGGGAATAAAATCGCCAAAGGAATACCGGGAAAACCACCACCCGTTCCAATGTCTAAAACTTTGGTGTTCGGGGCAAATTCCATCACTTTTGCAATCCCCAGAGAATGAAGGATATGTTTTTCATAGAGTGAATCCATATCTTTTCGGGAAATCACATTTATTTTTTCATTCCATTCCTGATACAGATCTTGAAGATCAGCAAACTGTTTTTTTTGATTTTCTGAGAGGTTGGGAAAATGTTTTTCAATTAATTCAACAGACATTATTAGGCTTATTTATTGCAAAAGTAAAGAAAGCATTTCATAAAAATTTGGTTTTGCAGGTTCAAACTAAAAAATTACCTTTGATTCACTTTAATTTAACTATGGAAAAATTCTCTGAAAGACTTAACAGATTAAGCTTTTCACAAACATTTGTAATGAGCAATAAAGTGCGCGAAATGAAGGCCGCCGGAATTGATGTTATCAGTTTAACGTTGGGTGAGCCTGATTTTGATGTTCCTAAAAATATAAAAGAAGCCGCTTTTTCAGCCATTGATCATAATTTCAGTCACTACTCTCCTGTTCCTGGGTTTATGGATCTAAGAGAAGCGATTTGTGGCAAACTGGATAGGGATAATAATCTCACTTATCAGCCAACACAAATTTGTGTTTCTAATGGTGCGAAACAAGCGATTTTGAATGTTCTTGCTTCTATAATAAATGATGGTGACGAAGTTATTTTACCTGCTCCATATTGGGTGAGTTATGACGAAATGGTTAAAATGATGGGTGGAAAATCAGTGTTTGTGAAAACGTCGATTGATACCGAGTTCAAAATCACCGCAAAACAACTCGAGCAGGCAATAACTCCTAAAACGAAAGCGCTACTCTACAGTTCACCTTGTAATCCTTCGGGAAGCTACTATACTCATGAAGAATTGGAATCTATTGCGAACGTTATCGCAAAACATCCACAGATCACCATAATTTCGGATGAAATTTATGAGTTTATAAATTATGATGGTAAACATACTTCAATAGCCGAGTTTCCTCAAGTTTACGAACAAACTGCCGTAATTAATGGGATGTCGAAAGCATTCGCCATGACGGGCTGGAGGATTGGATATTCTGCCTGTCCAACATGGTTAGCAAAAGCGTGTGAGAAAATTCAAGGACAAATGACGAGTGGTGCAAATTCAATGGCTCAAAAAGCTTCTGTTACCGCTTTAAAAACTGATCCAAGCGAATACCGATTTATGATTGAAGAATTTAGAACCCGACGGGATATTGTGTATAATCTAATGCGAGACATTCCGGGTTTCAATGTTAATTATCCGAAAGCGGCATTCTATTTCTTTCCTGATATCTCTTTTTATGTAGCGAAAACCTTAAATGGAACTTTTATTAAAGATGCAGATGATTTTGCAATGTTCCTTTTAGAACATGCCCATGTAGGTTGTGTGGGTGGGGTATCTTTCGGGAATCCTAATTGTGTCCGATTTTCTTACGCGACTTCAGAGGAAGATTTAAAAGAAGCGATGAGGAGAATTAAAGATCTTCTAACTAACGTTAAAATCTCTTAAATATCATTCATAAAGAAAACGGTTTGAAAATAATCAAACCGTTTTTTTATCTTTAAAATGAAATTAAAATTTAATAATATCTTTCATTTTTTCATTTTCTTCATTCACCATATCGTCATCTACAAGAATTTTTCCTGAGTGCTCATCGATGATGATTTTCTTACGTTGCGCAATCTCCATTTGTTTCTGTGGAGGCAAAGTAAAGAATGAACCTTTAGGTGCACCTCTTTCCAAACCTACCACAGCTAAGCCAGTTGGAGAATTTGTTCGTATTCTTTGGTAAGAAGCCAACAATCTTGCGTCAATATTTTTTGCAAATTCTTGAGATTTCTCGATCAAGAAGTCTTCTTCTTTCTGAGTTTCTGACACCAAGTTTTCAAGCTCTTCTTTTTTGAACTTCAAGTGGTTTTTTAGATCATTAATTTTAGAAGTAAGTTCTTCTAAAGTTTCGTTTTTGTGACCTATTTTCGCACCGTACTCATTAATTCTTTTTTCAGATAACTGAATTTCAAGATCTTGGAATTCGATTTCTTTTTCAAGGGATTCAAATTCTTTATTGTTTCTTACGTTATCTTGCTGCGCCTTATATTTTTCAATTAAAGATTTAGCGTGATTAATTACTTCTGTTTTGGTGTTGATGTCGTCATTCTGAAGTTTAATTTCTAACTGAAATTTCTCAGCTCTTTTCTCCAAACCTTCAATTTCGATTTCTAAATCCTCAACTTCAATAGGCAATTCACCTCTTGTACTGCGGATTTCGTCTAATCTAGAATCAATGATTTGTAGATCATAAAGTGCTCTTAACTTATCTTCAACGGATATTTCTACGGTTTTCTTAGCCATATTTTTATAAAAAATAATTTACAGGGTTGGTTTTCTCGGTAGATTTTGAGATGGCAAAGGTAGTGAATTTTTGTGATAAAATATCAACTAAATGAGCAGTAACGAATTGTTCTGATTCAAAATGACCGATATCGGAAATCAACATTTTCCCTTCACTTTGAAAATAATCATGGTATTTAAGATCTCCCGTCAAGTACGCATCGCACTGGTTAGAAATAGCTGCGCGAATACCACCTGCACCACTTCCGCCCAAAACGCCTACCTTTTTTATTTTTTTGCCTAAAAGATCGGAATGACGAATGACTTTTAAATTAAATTTTTCTTTTACAAATGTTAAGAATTCAGGTTCTTCCATTTCTTCTTTAAATTCTCCAAACCTACCTAAGCCCAAATATTGATTTTCATTTTCCAATTGAACGATTTGATAAGCAACTTCTTCATAAGGATGAGCTTTCTTCATTGCTTCTATGATGTGATTTTTTTTAAAGCTTTCGAAAATTACGGAAATTATAACCTCGTCTGTGTTTTCTCTTTGATTAATAATCCCCGCAAAAGCATTTGATCCGTCTAACGGTCGAAAAGTTCCTGTGCCCAGCATGGAAAAGCTACATTCATCATAAAAACCAATATTTCCTGCACCAGCTTCGAATAGAGACGTTTTTACCCGTTCAGCATAGTTTTGAGGTACAAAAACCTGGAGTTGCAAAATACTTTTCATTCTGGGCATTAGTACTTTTTGGTTGATTAAGCCCAATACCTGACAGATTTTGAAATTCACTCCTAAATAATCGTTATCAAACGCAGTGTGAATCGCGTAAATTGCAATTTTATTTTCAATCGCTTTCAAGATTGTTTTTTCTACATAATTTTTTCCAGTGATGGATTTTAGTCCAGAGAAAATAATAGGATGAAAACAAACAATAAAATTTAAATTCTTTGTAATTGCCTCATCTACAACATGCTCTAGGACATCATGACAAACTAAAATTCCTGTAACTTCCCGATCTGCCTGACCACAAAGCAAACCTACATTATCATAATCTTCCGCTTGCGACAATGGAATAAGAGTTTTTAAGTCGCAAATTATCTGGTTAACTGTCATTTTGTTATGTTTGTAACGAATTTAAGAATTAATATTTAACATCATCCATAAAATTAATGGAACGCGAACATAACTTTATCCCCGAACGCACCAAATGGAAAAGGCAACTTTACCGGATTATTTTTAAGTCTGATACGAAACTGGGGAAGCTTTTTGACATTCTCTTACTATTATTAATTCTAATCAGTACTTTCATTGTAATGATGGAAAGCGTTCA comes from the Chryseobacterium sp. SNU WT5 genome and includes:
- a CDS encoding PD-(D/E)XK nuclease family protein; protein product: MKFLNKIVTDLLSQNDDLSTFNIVLPGKRPIVFIKQILTQKQYSGFLPNFFTIEDLINDISGKQPVQGISLWLFSFNVYRELHPSEDFANFLKWFPTLLKDWDDILKFSDSDKAVLEYMFDEERIKNWSENLGDSEDRPLKKFLNFWQKMNHFLPLLKQKLIEKNWATSGIIHESAKDKIEHYVQNSAGQFVFCGFNAFTPVEEKLIRTLIQWDKAQCFFQADNYYIDDDRQEAGKFFRNTKTWKEFNENRPFHWIENDFAQCKKIKVYEVSGNITQAKVLPEIFAEISENDLSKTAVVLLDENLLPTCLDAMSSVERLNITMGFPLKNLSFSNAMKKLFYLQKQLEKKDSSYYYNDLLSVLEELPNKETDQNIIIDFKAKIEERNIVYISKKQMIEFLSDLSYFNLFKKPQSVQEYIDLLINFCYQLKFKDLDDILYENISHFEKSFKIIKNQISPYSFEIKMETLEVLINHLVNSETIDFQGEPLQGLQVMGLLETRLLNFDNIILLSVNEGKLPLGNAQNTYLPFDIRQHFHLHTFLENDSIYAYHFYRLIQDSQNVHLLFNALTSGVNTGEKSRFITQIEIEDQHHTIENIIIENSSEPINKQRIEIEKTPSVLQKLEEWKSRVSPSHLTSFIYNPVDFYLNKILGTRETSEIEEELSQRSYGNLVHYALQIIYEKNIGKLLTVNDLTYSNENLVKVLDQAIIKLNHQTDFYEKGMNYIHKSIAERVVRTIIEFDKKLISDGNKLEILNVEGKFESIDYFLNEDRTDKVAFFGFIDRIDRLNGELRIIDYKTAKTKNLVIKTPKKVEDEEKLEALFFRDDYKQAMQLSVYAYAVLNDNKFPDNKVKCGIWSFAEANQGVQNLHIFEDDQISNQSLESPMKWVKNVILEILDPEKNFIEEEKAAR
- the rsmG gene encoding 16S rRNA (guanine(527)-N(7))-methyltransferase RsmG — its product is MSVELIEKHFPNLSENQKKQFADLQDLYQEWNEKINVISRKDMDSLYEKHILHSLGIAKVMEFAPNTKVLDIGTGGGFPGIPLAILFPEAEFTLVDSIGKKILVVKEVAEGIGLQNVTAIHARAEDIEEQFHFIVSRAVTQMPVFLRWLKGKFLKEQINPKHNGVLYLKGGDLEEELEGLKTEIFPLNKYFEGEFFDTKKVVYLSKGNFYS
- a CDS encoding pyridoxal phosphate-dependent aminotransferase; the encoded protein is MEKFSERLNRLSFSQTFVMSNKVREMKAAGIDVISLTLGEPDFDVPKNIKEAAFSAIDHNFSHYSPVPGFMDLREAICGKLDRDNNLTYQPTQICVSNGAKQAILNVLASIINDGDEVILPAPYWVSYDEMVKMMGGKSVFVKTSIDTEFKITAKQLEQAITPKTKALLYSSPCNPSGSYYTHEELESIANVIAKHPQITIISDEIYEFINYDGKHTSIAEFPQVYEQTAVINGMSKAFAMTGWRIGYSACPTWLAKACEKIQGQMTSGANSMAQKASVTALKTDPSEYRFMIEEFRTRRDIVYNLMRDIPGFNVNYPKAAFYFFPDISFYVAKTLNGTFIKDADDFAMFLLEHAHVGCVGGVSFGNPNCVRFSYATSEEDLKEAMRRIKDLLTNVKIS
- a CDS encoding zinc ribbon domain-containing protein, which produces MAKKTVEISVEDKLRALYDLQIIDSRLDEIRSTRGELPIEVEDLEIEIEGLEKRAEKFQLEIKLQNDDINTKTEVINHAKSLIEKYKAQQDNVRNNKEFESLEKEIEFQDLEIQLSEKRINEYGAKIGHKNETLEELTSKINDLKNHLKFKKEELENLVSETQKEEDFLIEKSQEFAKNIDARLLASYQRIRTNSPTGLAVVGLERGAPKGSFFTLPPQKQMEIAQRKKIIIDEHSGKILVDDDMVNEENEKMKDIIKF
- a CDS encoding Nif3-like dinuclear metal center hexameric protein, with the protein product MTVNQIICDLKTLIPLSQAEDYDNVGLLCGQADREVTGILVCHDVLEHVVDEAITKNLNFIVCFHPIIFSGLKSITGKNYVEKTILKAIENKIAIYAIHTAFDNDYLGVNFKICQVLGLINQKVLMPRMKSILQLQVFVPQNYAERVKTSLFEAGAGNIGFYDECSFSMLGTGTFRPLDGSNAFAGIINQRENTDEVIISVIFESFKKNHIIEAMKKAHPYEEVAYQIVQLENENQYLGLGRFGEFKEEMEEPEFLTFVKEKFNLKVIRHSDLLGKKIKKVGVLGGSGAGGIRAAISNQCDAYLTGDLKYHDYFQSEGKMLISDIGHFESEQFVTAHLVDILSQKFTTFAISKSTEKTNPVNYFL